A stretch of the Ornithodoros turicata isolate Travis chromosome 4, ASM3712646v1, whole genome shotgun sequence genome encodes the following:
- the LOC135392227 gene encoding uncharacterized protein LOC135392227, which yields MSNLTKKRQALRSQLSRLLNEANGLLGGTGQIATEVAEVLIERLLTFQRQLNGVDAQIEESGVEQDEQDYARICEYDDKVVTCITKLKYKGSQVQRMIPPPAMTERRSVKVKLPRLELLKFDGKQKNWNSFWEQFDRLVHRNEDLSLSDKFSYLKSLLTGDAAAAIAGLHVSAECYKDAVELLQQRFGADTAIIQEHMEALLNIRPIQSSEDVHELRKLHDRLRAHMRGLNVLGVAEDSYCSLLYPVLLRSLPKDLVLQYSRKTAVNFTQDGTNSSSINETGDNANSRTSDSAVTKYRKKVADLLQLLGIEVESRERLASVQKTDNGGHPKGVTHKKQARQNAASAAALQHVAGRPSCLFCESRKHGTEDCDADLGLTKKKEILKLEGRCYRCTRPYHQSKACKRKIRCQRCSGRHASSVCDPGYQPREPRKDSGETEDSVKSSSAPVSLHSAAGSKEHTTVLLQTAAACVAGRRATSLARIIFDGGSQRSFITKRMSRKLGCKFLAEEELTVEVFGGRLSERTFRRVLLTLESRTKGNFSVEVLETDNICEQFLPRVSTDIKGKLENLGLLVADVPSGVAREISVLIGCDYYWEFVSGKVLSLGKGLRATETAFGWCVQGPVTGDGAVVHCNKTIVLRTAVQESHLENIVSKFWELESIGVAINSLGDHEGSTDGIFLTSFKADIVQGYSKESG from the coding sequence ATGTCAAACCTCACGAAAAAGCGGCAAGCTCTTCGGTCTCAACTATCCCGTCTCCTCAACGAAGCGAACGGTTTACTTGGCGGGACAGGACAGATCGCAACGGAAGTAGCGGAGGTACTGATCGAACGTTTGCTCACGTTTCAACGCCAACTCAACGGTGTGGATGCACAAATTGAAGAAAGTGGCGTCGAGCAAGATGAGCAAGACTACGCACGAATATGCGAGTACGACGACAAGGTGGTCACCTGCATAACAAAGTTGAAGTACAAAGGCAGTCAGGTCCAACGAATGATACCACCGCCTGCGATGACTGAACGAAGATCAGTGAAAGTGAAGCTTCCCAGGCTGGAGTTGCTGAAATTTGATGGGAAACAGAAGAACTGGAACTCATTCTGGGAGCAGTTCGACAGGCTGGTTCATCGGAACGAGGACTTGTCGTTGAGTGACAAGTTCAGCTACTTGAAGTCGTTGCTGACGGGCGACGCAGCTGCGGCGATAGCGGGACTGCATGTATCCGCGGAGTGCTACAAGGACGCCGTGGAACTCCTGCAGCAACGTTTTGGAGCTGACACAGCGATCATACAAGAGCACATGGAGGCACTCCTGAACATTCGACCTATCCAGTCGTCGGAGGATGTCCACGAGCTACGAAAGCTGCATGACCGTCTCCGAGCGCACATGCGTGGTCTGAACGTTCTTGGTGTAGCTGAGGATTCCTACTGCTCCCTGCTTTATCCTGTACTGCTGCGGTCCCTTCCGAAGGACCTCGTTCTACAGTACAGTCGGAAGACAGCGGTGAACTTTACACAGGACGGGACCAACAGTTCGTCGATCAATGAAACCGGCGATAATGCGAATAGTAGGACGTCAGATTCCGCAGTAACGAAGTATCGAAAGAAGGTGGCAGATCTTCTGCAATTGCTGGGGATTGAAGTGGAGAGCCGAGAGCGCTTAGCGTCAGTGCAGAAGACCGACAACGGGGGTCACCCTAAGGGTGTGACTCACAAGAAACAAGCGAGACAAAACGCAGCTTCAGCAGCGGCATTGCAGCACGTTGCAGGACGTCCGAGTTGTTTGTTTTGCGAATCCAGAAAGCATGGAACCGAGGACTGTGACGCCGATCTTGGGTTGACCAAGAAGAAGGAAATACTAAAGTTGGAAGGGAGATGCTACCGATGTACCAGACCATATCACCAGTCCAAGGCATGCAAGAGAAAGATAAGGTGTCAGCGATGCTCTGGAAGACATGCATCTTCCGTTTGCGATCCGGGTTACCAGCCGAGGGAGCCGCGCAAGGACAGTGGAGAAACAGAAGACTCTGTTAAGTCGTCATCAGCACCGGTCAGTCTGCATTCTGCCGCTGGCAGCAAAGAGCATACGACGGTTCTCCTGCAAACCGCAGCAGCCTGCGTAGCAGGCCGAAGGGCCACGTCGCTAGCAAGGATCATTTTTGATGGAGGAAGCCAGCGGTCCTTTATCACGAAAAGAATGTCTAGGAAACTGGGGTGCAAATTTCTGGCTGAAGAAGAGCTCACCGTTGAAGTCTTTGGAGGTCGACTCTCCGAGCGCACCTTCAGAAGGGTGTTGCTGACACTGGAGAGCAGAACTAAAGGGAACTTTTCGGTTGAAGTTCTCGAGACGGATAACATTTGCGAACAGTTTCTGCCAAGAGTCAGCACGGACATCAAAGGAAAACTGGAGAACCTGGGTTTGCTGGTCGCGGACGTACCATCGGGTGTGGCGAGAGAGATTTCTGTTCTCATTGGTTGCGACTACTACTGGGAGTTCGTCAGTGGGAAGGTCTTAAGCCTCGGAAAGGGACTCAGGGCTACTGAAACAGCGTTTGGTTGGTGTGTCCAGGGACCGGTCACTGGAGACGGGGCGGTGGTGCACTGTAACAAAACTATAGTGCTGCGGACTGCGGTCCAGGAATCACATCTTGAAAATATTGTATCGAAATTCTGGGAGCTGGAGAGTATCGGAGTGGCAATCAACTCTCTGGGAGACCACGAAGGCTCGACGGACGGTATCTTCCTGACATCGTTCAAGGCTGACATCGTTCAAGGCTACAGTAAAGAAAGTGGATAA
- the LOC135392228 gene encoding mucin-2-like codes for MTAAFKAVSPTPWVEALPIVLLSLRATVRRDIECAPAELVYGTALRLPGDLFSSSSTTATPDFASYADRLRATMQDLRPTPPSDLRLLGMPIDTQTSTPVPMFLSVTTALVHAYSTLTTAHTESSAARPNTSPWMSPAATRWPPRTVSSPSSSKMFPLFPPPTSSPLPPRRTRPLGLSSPHPSLLQPLR; via the coding sequence ATGACAGCGGCGTTCAAGGCCGTTTCTCCCACGCCTTGGGTAGAAGCACTACCTATCGTCCTCCTTTCTCTGCGGGCTACTGTCAGGAGAGACATCGAATGTGCACCGGCAGAGCTGGTGTACGGGACGGCACTCCGCCTTCCCGGTGACCTCTTTTCATCGTCCTCTACTACTGCGACACCCGATTTCGCATCCTACGCCGATCGCCTGCGTGCCACCATGCAAGACCTGCGTCCGACGCCTCCGAGCGACCTCCGTCTGCTCGGCATGCCTATCGACACCCAGACCTCGACACCAGTTCCCATGTTTTTGTCCGTCACGACGGCTCTCGTACATGCCTACAGCACCCTTACGACGGCCCATACCGAGTCGTCAGCCGCTCGCCCAAACACTTCACCGTGGATGTCGCCGGCCGCCACCAGGTGGCCTCCGCGGACCGTGTCAAGCCCGTCTTCCTCGAAGATGTTTCCACTGTTTCCGCCTCCAACTTCTTCACCACTCCCGCCTAGGCGCACGCGTCCACTGGGCCTCTCCTCTCCGCACCCTTCACTTCTACAACCGCTACGctag